A portion of the Achromobacter sp. MFA1 R4 genome contains these proteins:
- the tgt gene encoding tRNA guanosine(34) transglycosylase Tgt: MTGLNFELLATDGGARRGRITLNHGVVETPIFMPVGTYGSVKAMMPHELKEIGSQIVLGNTFHLWLRPGTEIMEKHGGLHGFMNWDKPILTDSGGFQVFSLQGMRKITEEGVKFASPIDGARLFLTPEESMRIQRSLNSDIVMVFDECTPYEIDGRPATVEEAARSMRMSLRWARRSREEFDRLGNPNALFGIVQGGMYESLRDESLAGLQEIGFHGYAIGGLSVGEPKEDMMRILAHVTPKLPAQAPRYLMGVGTPEDLVEGVSRGVDMFDCVMPTRNARNGWLFTRFGDVKIRNAKYRDDTRPLDPSCSCHTCGNFSRAYLHHLQRANEITGARLNTLHNLHFYLTIMKEMREAIAEGRFDAWRAQFAADRARGVE; this comes from the coding sequence ATGACCGGACTGAACTTCGAACTGCTCGCCACCGATGGCGGCGCCCGCCGCGGCCGCATCACGCTCAACCACGGCGTGGTCGAGACCCCCATCTTCATGCCGGTCGGCACCTATGGCAGCGTCAAGGCGATGATGCCGCACGAGCTCAAGGAAATCGGCTCGCAGATCGTGCTGGGCAACACGTTCCACCTGTGGCTGCGCCCCGGCACCGAGATCATGGAAAAGCATGGCGGCCTGCATGGCTTCATGAACTGGGACAAGCCCATCCTGACCGACTCGGGCGGATTCCAGGTGTTCAGCCTGCAGGGCATGCGCAAGATCACCGAAGAAGGCGTGAAATTCGCCTCCCCGATCGACGGCGCGCGCCTGTTCCTCACGCCGGAAGAGTCCATGCGCATCCAGCGCTCGCTCAATTCCGACATCGTGATGGTGTTCGACGAATGCACGCCCTATGAAATCGACGGCCGTCCCGCCACCGTCGAGGAAGCCGCGCGCTCCATGCGCATGTCGCTGCGCTGGGCGCGGCGCTCGCGCGAGGAATTCGACCGCCTGGGCAACCCGAATGCGCTCTTTGGCATCGTGCAGGGCGGCATGTACGAATCGCTGCGCGACGAATCCCTGGCCGGGCTGCAAGAAATTGGCTTTCACGGCTATGCCATCGGCGGCCTGTCGGTGGGCGAGCCCAAGGAAGACATGATGCGCATACTGGCGCACGTGACGCCCAAGCTGCCCGCCCAGGCCCCGCGCTACCTGATGGGCGTGGGCACCCCCGAAGACCTGGTCGAGGGCGTGAGCCGCGGCGTGGACATGTTCGACTGCGTCATGCCCACCCGCAACGCCCGCAATGGCTGGCTGTTCACGCGCTTTGGCGACGTCAAGATCCGCAACGCCAAATACCGCGACGACACCCGGCCGCTGGACCCGAGCTGCAGTTGCCACACCTGCGGCAATTTCTCGCGCGCCTACCTGCACCACCTGCAGCGCGCCAACGAGATCACCGGCGCGCGCCTGAACACGCTGCACAACCTGCACTTCTACCTGACTATCATGAAGGAAATGCGCGAGGCCATCGCCGAAGGCCGTTTCGACGCCTGGCGCGCCCAGTTTGCCGCGGACCGCGCCCGCGGGGTGGAGTAG
- the upp gene encoding uracil phosphoribosyltransferase: MPVHEIRHPLIRHKLGIMRRVDLSTKSFRELSQEVGALLTYEASKDLPLAPATVEGWCGPVEVEKIAGKKVTVVPILRAGIGMLDGVLSLIPGAKVSVVGVARNEETLEAHTYLERLVGELDQRLALIVDPMLATGGSMVAAIDLLKRAGCKEIRALVLVAAPVGIDAVLAKHPDVHIYTASIDDGLNEHGYIMPGLGDAGDRIFGTKQKAE, encoded by the coding sequence ATGCCCGTGCACGAAATCCGCCATCCGTTGATCCGCCACAAGCTCGGGATCATGCGACGCGTCGACCTCAGCACCAAGAGCTTTCGTGAACTGTCGCAGGAAGTGGGCGCGCTGCTGACCTATGAAGCGTCCAAGGACCTGCCCCTGGCGCCCGCCACCGTCGAGGGCTGGTGCGGCCCGGTCGAGGTCGAGAAGATCGCCGGCAAGAAAGTCACCGTGGTGCCCATCCTGCGCGCCGGCATCGGCATGCTGGACGGCGTGCTGAGCCTGATTCCGGGCGCCAAGGTCAGCGTCGTGGGCGTGGCCCGCAACGAAGAGACGCTGGAGGCCCACACCTATCTGGAACGCCTGGTGGGCGAGCTGGACCAGCGCCTGGCGCTGATCGTCGATCCGATGCTGGCGACCGGCGGGTCGATGGTCGCCGCGATCGACCTGCTCAAGCGCGCCGGCTGCAAGGAAATCCGCGCGCTGGTGCTGGTGGCGGCGCCCGTGGGCATTGACGCCGTGCTGGCCAAGCACCCGGATGTGCACATCTACACGGCGTCCATCGACGATGGCCTGAACGAGCACGGCTACATCATGCCGGGCCTGGGCGACGCCGGCGACCGCATCTTCGGCACCAAGCAGAAGGCCGAGTAG
- the queA gene encoding tRNA preQ1(34) S-adenosylmethionine ribosyltransferase-isomerase QueA, with translation MTQSFTVSDFDYELPPELIAQTPAAERTGSRLLHLDAASRLHDRQFADLTALLRPHDLLVFNDTRVIKARLAGHKITGGKIEVLVERITEPDRVLAHVRASKSPGAGMVLRLADAFEATVLGREGELFDIRFPGPVLDLLDAHGATPLPPYITHAADAGDDDRYQTVYAREPGAVAAPTAGLHFDQPTLDRLADLGVARAFVTLHVGAGTFQPVRVDNLADHVMHAEWFTVPQAAVDAIAAARARGGRVIAVGTTSVRALESAAAQTEGRTAPGVPLAPAQGDTRLFITPGYQYRVVDALVTNFHLPQSTLLMLVSALAGVEPIRRAYAHAVAARYRFFSYGDAMFIETPAP, from the coding sequence GTGACCCAGTCTTTCACCGTTTCCGATTTCGATTACGAGCTGCCCCCCGAGCTCATTGCGCAGACGCCCGCCGCCGAGCGCACGGGCAGCCGCCTGCTGCACCTGGATGCCGCCAGCCGCCTTCACGACCGCCAGTTCGCGGACCTGACGGCGCTGCTGCGCCCGCACGACCTGCTGGTGTTCAACGACACGCGCGTCATCAAGGCGCGCCTGGCGGGCCACAAGATCACCGGCGGCAAGATCGAGGTGCTGGTCGAGCGCATCACCGAACCCGACCGCGTCCTGGCCCACGTGCGCGCCAGCAAGTCGCCCGGCGCCGGCATGGTCCTGCGCCTGGCCGACGCCTTCGAGGCCACGGTGCTGGGCCGCGAGGGCGAACTCTTCGACATCCGCTTCCCCGGCCCCGTGCTGGACCTGCTGGATGCCCACGGCGCCACGCCCCTGCCGCCCTACATCACGCACGCCGCCGACGCCGGCGACGACGACCGCTACCAGACCGTCTACGCCCGCGAACCCGGCGCGGTGGCCGCCCCCACGGCCGGCCTGCATTTCGACCAGCCCACGCTGGACCGCCTGGCCGATCTGGGCGTGGCGCGCGCCTTCGTCACCCTGCACGTGGGCGCCGGCACCTTCCAGCCGGTGCGCGTGGACAACCTGGCCGACCACGTCATGCACGCCGAGTGGTTCACGGTGCCACAGGCCGCCGTGGACGCGATCGCCGCGGCCCGCGCGCGGGGCGGCCGCGTCATCGCCGTCGGCACCACCAGCGTGCGCGCGCTGGAATCGGCCGCCGCGCAGACCGAGGGCCGCACGGCGCCCGGCGTTCCGCTGGCCCCCGCCCAGGGCGACACGCGCCTGTTCATCACCCCGGGCTACCAGTACCGCGTCGTCGACGCCCTGGTCACCAACTTCCACCTGCCCCAGTCGACCCTGCTGATGCTGGTGTCGGCGCTGGCCGGCGTCGAGCCCATCCGCCGCGCCTACGCCCACGCCGTCGCCGCGCGCTACCGCTTCTTCAGCTACGGCGACGCCATGTTCATCGAAACCCCTGCCCCATGA
- the dacB gene encoding D-alanyl-D-alanine carboxypeptidase/D-alanyl-D-alanine-endopeptidase yields the protein MTGQMIKRVGGLKRWLAGGVLALATGAVFAQVPGLPPDVVKAWKASKLPESALSLVVQEVGGPRLVALNAKEARNPASVMKLVTTWAALSELGPNYVWRTEFMTAPGVRPDAKGALNGPLYLRAGGDPQFLLQDLWALLRELRLRGVKQINDLVIDRSIFGQVSIDPGAFDGAPDRAYNASPDALMVGFGALRLLFTPDPVANKWVPLIDPPLPGLKIEGHVEWSDIRCPGPPVVTTDPVITQQGVTIRVNGKVAGSCGEFSLYRLALSQPDYATEVFRMLWKELGGTFKGQVRSGMTPPDAVVLASHDSPTLAEAIRQINKRSNNVMARTLLLTLGAERGRRPATVGSSEVVAKDLLAKQGLDMPELVIDNGAGLSRDARVSADSLASMLTVAWNSPVMPEYISSFAIAGVDGTVRRRLKGNGTLGMAHLKTGSLRDVRSIAGYVLGASGKRYVVVSIVNHEQAGAVRAFDDALISWLAEQ from the coding sequence ATGACGGGACAAATGATCAAGCGTGTGGGCGGACTGAAGCGATGGCTGGCGGGCGGTGTCCTGGCCCTGGCCACGGGCGCCGTCTTTGCGCAGGTTCCCGGGCTGCCGCCCGACGTGGTCAAGGCGTGGAAGGCGTCCAAGCTGCCCGAGAGCGCCCTGTCGCTGGTGGTGCAGGAAGTCGGCGGTCCCCGCCTGGTGGCGCTCAACGCCAAGGAAGCCCGCAACCCCGCGTCGGTGATGAAACTGGTCACGACCTGGGCGGCGCTGTCCGAACTGGGCCCCAATTACGTCTGGCGCACGGAATTCATGACGGCGCCGGGCGTGCGGCCCGATGCCAAGGGCGCGCTGAACGGACCGCTGTACCTGCGGGCCGGCGGCGATCCGCAATTCCTGCTGCAGGACCTGTGGGCGCTGTTGCGCGAGCTGCGGCTGCGCGGCGTCAAGCAGATCAATGACCTGGTGATCGACCGCAGCATATTCGGGCAGGTGTCGATCGACCCCGGCGCGTTCGACGGCGCGCCCGACCGGGCCTACAACGCCAGCCCGGACGCGCTGATGGTGGGTTTTGGCGCCTTGCGCCTGTTGTTCACGCCGGATCCGGTGGCCAACAAATGGGTGCCGCTGATCGACCCGCCGCTGCCCGGCCTGAAGATCGAAGGCCATGTGGAATGGAGCGACATCCGCTGCCCCGGCCCGCCGGTGGTCACCACCGATCCCGTCATCACGCAGCAGGGCGTCACCATCCGGGTGAATGGCAAGGTGGCGGGCTCGTGCGGCGAATTCAGCCTGTATCGCCTGGCGCTGTCCCAGCCCGATTACGCGACCGAAGTCTTCCGCATGCTCTGGAAGGAGCTGGGCGGCACGTTCAAGGGACAGGTCCGTTCCGGCATGACGCCGCCGGACGCGGTGGTGCTGGCCTCGCACGATTCGCCCACGCTGGCCGAGGCGATCCGCCAGATCAACAAGCGCAGCAACAATGTGATGGCGCGCACGCTGCTGCTGACGCTGGGCGCGGAACGCGGCCGGCGCCCGGCAACCGTCGGCAGCAGCGAGGTGGTCGCCAAGGATCTGCTGGCCAAGCAGGGGCTGGACATGCCCGAGCTGGTCATCGACAACGGCGCGGGCCTGTCGCGCGACGCCCGCGTGTCGGCCGACAGCCTGGCGTCGATGCTGACCGTGGCCTGGAATTCCCCGGTGATGCCGGAGTACATCTCTTCGTTCGCCATCGCCGGGGTGGACGGCACCGTGCGCCGCCGTCTGAAGGGCAACGGCACGCTTGGCATGGCCCACCTGAAGACCGGTTCGCTGCGCGACGTGCGCTCGATCGCGGGATACGTGCTGGGCGCGAGCGGCAAGCGCTATGTGGTCGTCAGCATCGTCAACCACGAGCAGGCGGGCGCCGTCCGCGCCTTCGACGACGCCCTGATTTCCTGGCTCGCCGAACAATGA